A genome region from Coffea arabica cultivar ET-39 chromosome 7e, Coffea Arabica ET-39 HiFi, whole genome shotgun sequence includes the following:
- the LOC113701423 gene encoding uncharacterized protein isoform X1 — protein sequence MASSRINADWSNRSAAYRAVLEGKKQSVETFRSFWREEGVKPLDKCGDTVLHFLAIYGNVAAFRLLLQDGLVTSENLKAKNVNGDTALHEAARFGHKDVAEIMLRTEKGLASECNKLGETPLFVAAACGKKEAFSLLEKYIGDCMMRRNDGCTILHAAVIGGCYSLAICILESYPDLAGKRNEKGKTALHLLAAKPESFRSGSAYTLKDLGRKSLIPLHILRTIIYSCIAVLYKESQPVNSAEEPSNSASIHKLNRSSFANFILGFPWLKEIDDAKQSHAVALMLAERLIRTEDWSHYVHAEDKDLEVSQFGMISSEKKNRLPDPLIQATRLGIIEVVQEILSVYPEAAYTFDGKGRNILQIAVEEKKWFLYDYLMTSGTHMDRMLSAIDYEGNSIIHLAARLESPPSPSTPPAVVPQMMWEVLCFKRVQYDSYPYLWQLQNSDGKTAKQVFETDHASLRENAERTVRELANTVLIVSVLIGTINFAAIFTVPGGFDQTTGEPIFLRNRRWEFGLLMFYLAGGLFSSLFTMGTLLVIIFLRFETEDFYVSLPCYYVTDMIAIFYSAVFTIVACCQALIVQKVVITDFRPLVVFFFIYFLVALVVMETSYRMFDYVYYLIRYSLSYRGQES from the exons ATGGCAAGCTCAAGAATCAACGCGGATTGGAGCAACCGATCTGCTGCCTACAGAGCAGTCttagagggaaaaaaacagtCAGTGGAAACCTTTCGCAGTTTCTGGAGGGAAGAAGGTGTGAAACCACTTGATAAATGTGGTGATACTGTTCTCCATTTTCTGGCCATTTACGGAAATGTGGCTGCTTTCAGATTACTTCTCCAAGACGGTCTTGTGACCAGCGAAAATCTGAAGGCAAAGAATGTCAATGGCGACACTGCATTGCATGAAGCTGCAAGATTTGGCCACAAGGATGTTGCAGAGATCATGTTAAGGACAGAAAAGGGTTTGGCGTCTGAGTGCAACAAACTGGGTGAAACCCCTCTTTTTGTGGCTGCTGCATGTGGGAAAAAGGAAGCTTTCTCACTTCTGGAAAAGTATATCGGTGATTGCATGATGAGGAGGAATGATGGATGCACAATCCTTCATGCTGCTGTAATTGGAGGATGTTACA GTTTGGCAATTTGCATATTGGAGTCGTATCCTGATCTTGCTGGCAAAcgtaatgaaaaaggaaaaactgcTTTACATCTTTTGGCTGCAAAACCAGAGTCCTTCAGGAGTGGTTCTGCCTACACGCTCAAAGATCTTGGGAGGAAGTCCCTCATTCCTCTGCATATACTCCGAACTATAATCTATTCTT GTATTGCGGTCTTGTACAAGGAATCGCAACCTGTCAATAGTGCAGAAGAACCAAGCAATTCAGCttccattcataaattgaaCAGATCTTCTTTTGCCAATTTTATCTTGG GTTTTCCTTGGCTTAAAGAAATTGATGATGCAAAGCAAAGCCATGCAGTTGCACTAATGCTTGCAGAAAGGTTAATCAGAACAGAAGATTGGAGCCACTATGTGCATGCAGAGGACAAAGATCTTGAAGTCAGCCAGTTCGGGATGATATcatcagaaaagaaaaataggttGCCAGATCCACTAATACAAGCAACGAGGCTGGGCATCATTGAGGTAGTTCAGGAAATCCTCAGCGTCTACCCTGAAGCTGCGTATACCTTCGATGGAAAAGGAAGGAATATACTCCAAATTGCAGTGGAGGAGAAAAAATGGTTCTTGTACGACTACTTGATGACTAGTGGTACTCACATGGACAGAATGCTAAGTGCTATTGATTACGAAGGAAATAGCATTATACATCTCGCAGCACGCCTGGAATCCCCTCCCAGTCCCAGCACACCCCCTGCAGTTGTTCCGCAAATGATGTGGGAAGTCCTGTGCTTTAAG CGGGTGCAATATGACTCTTATCCATATCTTTGGCAACTACAAAATTCTGATGGGAAGACAGCAAAACAAGTATTCGAGACGGACCATGCAAGTCTGCGCGAAAATGCTGAGAGAACTGTGAGAGAATTGGCCAACACCGTGTTGATTGTGTCTGTCCTCATTGGTACCATAAACTTTGCTGCAATTTTTACTGTACCTGGAGGTTTCGATCAAACGACTGGAGAGCCCATTTTTCTGAGGAACCGGCGCTGGGAATTCGGCTTGTTGATGTTCTACTTAGCAGGAGGGCTGTTCTCCTCTCTGTTCACCATGGGGACTCTGCTTGTGATCATCTTTTTGCGATTTGAAACTGAGGATTTTTATGTTTCCCTGCCCTGCTACTATGTGACGGACATGATTGCCATCTTCTACTCCGCGGTCTTCACAATCGTAGCATGTTGCCAAGCATTAATAGTGCAGAAAGTTGTGATTACTGACTTCAGACCCCTTGTGGTGTTCTTCTTTATCTATTTTCTGGTGGCCCTCGTGGTCATGGAAACATCATATCGGATGTTCGACTATGTGTATTACCTGATTCGATATTCACTTTCTTATAGAGGGCAAGAATCTTAA
- the LOC113701423 gene encoding uncharacterized protein isoform X2, whose translation MASSRINADWSNRSAAYRAVLEGKKQSVETFRSFWREEGVKPLDKCGDTVLHFLAIYGNVAAFRLLLQDGLVTSENLKAKNVNGDTALHEAARFGHKDVAEIMLRTEKGLASECNKLGETPLFVAAACGKKEAFSLLEKYIGDCMMRRNDGCTILHAAVIGGCYSLAICILESYPDLAGKRNEKGKTALHLLAAKPESFRSGSAYTLKDLGRKSLIPLHILRTIIYSCIAVLYKESQPVNSAEEPSNSASIHKLNRSSFANFILGFPWLKEIDDAKQSHAVALMLAERLIRTEDWSHYVHAEDKDLEVSQFGMISSEKKNRLPDPLIQATRLGIIEVVQEILSVYPEAAYTFDGKGRNILQIAVEEKKWFLYDYLMTSGTHMDRMLSAIDYEGNSIIHLAARLESPPSPSTPPAVVPQMMWEVLCFKTAKQVFETDHASLRENAERTVRELANTVLIVSVLIGTINFAAIFTVPGGFDQTTGEPIFLRNRRWEFGLLMFYLAGGLFSSLFTMGTLLVIIFLRFETEDFYVSLPCYYVTDMIAIFYSAVFTIVACCQALIVQKVVITDFRPLVVFFFIYFLVALVVMETSYRMFDYVYYLIRYSLSYRGQES comes from the exons ATGGCAAGCTCAAGAATCAACGCGGATTGGAGCAACCGATCTGCTGCCTACAGAGCAGTCttagagggaaaaaaacagtCAGTGGAAACCTTTCGCAGTTTCTGGAGGGAAGAAGGTGTGAAACCACTTGATAAATGTGGTGATACTGTTCTCCATTTTCTGGCCATTTACGGAAATGTGGCTGCTTTCAGATTACTTCTCCAAGACGGTCTTGTGACCAGCGAAAATCTGAAGGCAAAGAATGTCAATGGCGACACTGCATTGCATGAAGCTGCAAGATTTGGCCACAAGGATGTTGCAGAGATCATGTTAAGGACAGAAAAGGGTTTGGCGTCTGAGTGCAACAAACTGGGTGAAACCCCTCTTTTTGTGGCTGCTGCATGTGGGAAAAAGGAAGCTTTCTCACTTCTGGAAAAGTATATCGGTGATTGCATGATGAGGAGGAATGATGGATGCACAATCCTTCATGCTGCTGTAATTGGAGGATGTTACA GTTTGGCAATTTGCATATTGGAGTCGTATCCTGATCTTGCTGGCAAAcgtaatgaaaaaggaaaaactgcTTTACATCTTTTGGCTGCAAAACCAGAGTCCTTCAGGAGTGGTTCTGCCTACACGCTCAAAGATCTTGGGAGGAAGTCCCTCATTCCTCTGCATATACTCCGAACTATAATCTATTCTT GTATTGCGGTCTTGTACAAGGAATCGCAACCTGTCAATAGTGCAGAAGAACCAAGCAATTCAGCttccattcataaattgaaCAGATCTTCTTTTGCCAATTTTATCTTGG GTTTTCCTTGGCTTAAAGAAATTGATGATGCAAAGCAAAGCCATGCAGTTGCACTAATGCTTGCAGAAAGGTTAATCAGAACAGAAGATTGGAGCCACTATGTGCATGCAGAGGACAAAGATCTTGAAGTCAGCCAGTTCGGGATGATATcatcagaaaagaaaaataggttGCCAGATCCACTAATACAAGCAACGAGGCTGGGCATCATTGAGGTAGTTCAGGAAATCCTCAGCGTCTACCCTGAAGCTGCGTATACCTTCGATGGAAAAGGAAGGAATATACTCCAAATTGCAGTGGAGGAGAAAAAATGGTTCTTGTACGACTACTTGATGACTAGTGGTACTCACATGGACAGAATGCTAAGTGCTATTGATTACGAAGGAAATAGCATTATACATCTCGCAGCACGCCTGGAATCCCCTCCCAGTCCCAGCACACCCCCTGCAGTTGTTCCGCAAATGATGTGGGAAGTCCTGTGCTTTAAG ACAGCAAAACAAGTATTCGAGACGGACCATGCAAGTCTGCGCGAAAATGCTGAGAGAACTGTGAGAGAATTGGCCAACACCGTGTTGATTGTGTCTGTCCTCATTGGTACCATAAACTTTGCTGCAATTTTTACTGTACCTGGAGGTTTCGATCAAACGACTGGAGAGCCCATTTTTCTGAGGAACCGGCGCTGGGAATTCGGCTTGTTGATGTTCTACTTAGCAGGAGGGCTGTTCTCCTCTCTGTTCACCATGGGGACTCTGCTTGTGATCATCTTTTTGCGATTTGAAACTGAGGATTTTTATGTTTCCCTGCCCTGCTACTATGTGACGGACATGATTGCCATCTTCTACTCCGCGGTCTTCACAATCGTAGCATGTTGCCAAGCATTAATAGTGCAGAAAGTTGTGATTACTGACTTCAGACCCCTTGTGGTGTTCTTCTTTATCTATTTTCTGGTGGCCCTCGTGGTCATGGAAACATCATATCGGATGTTCGACTATGTGTATTACCTGATTCGATATTCACTTTCTTATAGAGGGCAAGAATCTTAA
- the LOC113701328 gene encoding uncharacterized protein has translation MASLDRKSSIENEPRTLNIQQFQLAREAALYVMSTRSMEEALGIFTKGLEPVVNCVRENEATMMDYDYEDLEISHNQLRDIESAPF, from the exons ATGGCTTCATTGGACAGGAAATCATCTATTGAAAATGAACCTCGGACTCTAAATATTCAACAATTCCAACTTGCAAGg GAGGCAGCACTTTATGTGATGAGTACGAGGAGCATGGAAGAAGCACTTGGAATTTTTACTAAG GGGCTGGAACCAGTGGTGAATTGTGTGAGAGAGAACGAGGCCACCATGATGGACTATGATTATGAGGACTTAGAGATCTCACATAACCAATTAAGGGATATTGAATCTGCACCTTTTTGA
- the LOC113701423 gene encoding uncharacterized protein isoform X3: MASSRINADWSNRSAAYRAVLEGKKQSVETFRSFWREEGVKPLDKCGDTVLHFLAIYGNVAAFRLLLQDGLVTSENLKAKNVNGDTALHEAARFGHKDVAEIMLRTEKGLASECNKLGETPLFVAAACGKKEAFSLLEKYIGDCMMRRNDGCTILHAAVIGGCYSLAICILESYPDLAGKRNEKGKTALHLLAAKPESFRSGSAYTLKDLGRKSLIPLHILRTIIYSCFPWLKEIDDAKQSHAVALMLAERLIRTEDWSHYVHAEDKDLEVSQFGMISSEKKNRLPDPLIQATRLGIIEVVQEILSVYPEAAYTFDGKGRNILQIAVEEKKWFLYDYLMTSGTHMDRMLSAIDYEGNSIIHLAARLESPPSPSTPPAVVPQMMWEVLCFKRVQYDSYPYLWQLQNSDGKTAKQVFETDHASLRENAERTVRELANTVLIVSVLIGTINFAAIFTVPGGFDQTTGEPIFLRNRRWEFGLLMFYLAGGLFSSLFTMGTLLVIIFLRFETEDFYVSLPCYYVTDMIAIFYSAVFTIVACCQALIVQKVVITDFRPLVVFFFIYFLVALVVMETSYRMFDYVYYLIRYSLSYRGQES, translated from the exons ATGGCAAGCTCAAGAATCAACGCGGATTGGAGCAACCGATCTGCTGCCTACAGAGCAGTCttagagggaaaaaaacagtCAGTGGAAACCTTTCGCAGTTTCTGGAGGGAAGAAGGTGTGAAACCACTTGATAAATGTGGTGATACTGTTCTCCATTTTCTGGCCATTTACGGAAATGTGGCTGCTTTCAGATTACTTCTCCAAGACGGTCTTGTGACCAGCGAAAATCTGAAGGCAAAGAATGTCAATGGCGACACTGCATTGCATGAAGCTGCAAGATTTGGCCACAAGGATGTTGCAGAGATCATGTTAAGGACAGAAAAGGGTTTGGCGTCTGAGTGCAACAAACTGGGTGAAACCCCTCTTTTTGTGGCTGCTGCATGTGGGAAAAAGGAAGCTTTCTCACTTCTGGAAAAGTATATCGGTGATTGCATGATGAGGAGGAATGATGGATGCACAATCCTTCATGCTGCTGTAATTGGAGGATGTTACA GTTTGGCAATTTGCATATTGGAGTCGTATCCTGATCTTGCTGGCAAAcgtaatgaaaaaggaaaaactgcTTTACATCTTTTGGCTGCAAAACCAGAGTCCTTCAGGAGTGGTTCTGCCTACACGCTCAAAGATCTTGGGAGGAAGTCCCTCATTCCTCTGCATATACTCCGAACTATAATCTATTCTT GTTTTCCTTGGCTTAAAGAAATTGATGATGCAAAGCAAAGCCATGCAGTTGCACTAATGCTTGCAGAAAGGTTAATCAGAACAGAAGATTGGAGCCACTATGTGCATGCAGAGGACAAAGATCTTGAAGTCAGCCAGTTCGGGATGATATcatcagaaaagaaaaataggttGCCAGATCCACTAATACAAGCAACGAGGCTGGGCATCATTGAGGTAGTTCAGGAAATCCTCAGCGTCTACCCTGAAGCTGCGTATACCTTCGATGGAAAAGGAAGGAATATACTCCAAATTGCAGTGGAGGAGAAAAAATGGTTCTTGTACGACTACTTGATGACTAGTGGTACTCACATGGACAGAATGCTAAGTGCTATTGATTACGAAGGAAATAGCATTATACATCTCGCAGCACGCCTGGAATCCCCTCCCAGTCCCAGCACACCCCCTGCAGTTGTTCCGCAAATGATGTGGGAAGTCCTGTGCTTTAAG CGGGTGCAATATGACTCTTATCCATATCTTTGGCAACTACAAAATTCTGATGGGAAGACAGCAAAACAAGTATTCGAGACGGACCATGCAAGTCTGCGCGAAAATGCTGAGAGAACTGTGAGAGAATTGGCCAACACCGTGTTGATTGTGTCTGTCCTCATTGGTACCATAAACTTTGCTGCAATTTTTACTGTACCTGGAGGTTTCGATCAAACGACTGGAGAGCCCATTTTTCTGAGGAACCGGCGCTGGGAATTCGGCTTGTTGATGTTCTACTTAGCAGGAGGGCTGTTCTCCTCTCTGTTCACCATGGGGACTCTGCTTGTGATCATCTTTTTGCGATTTGAAACTGAGGATTTTTATGTTTCCCTGCCCTGCTACTATGTGACGGACATGATTGCCATCTTCTACTCCGCGGTCTTCACAATCGTAGCATGTTGCCAAGCATTAATAGTGCAGAAAGTTGTGATTACTGACTTCAGACCCCTTGTGGTGTTCTTCTTTATCTATTTTCTGGTGGCCCTCGTGGTCATGGAAACATCATATCGGATGTTCGACTATGTGTATTACCTGATTCGATATTCACTTTCTTATAGAGGGCAAGAATCTTAA
- the LOC113701825 gene encoding NAC domain-containing protein 82-like: MVRTSLPPGFRFHPTDVELVMYYLKRKVMGKKIPFEAISELNIYKFSPWDLPDKSCLKSKDLEWYFFCPRERKYASGSRMNRSTETGYWKTTGKDRPVTYNKNSVGMVKTLVFHQGCAPRGQRTDWVIHEYRIEDKNLADMGYAQDAYVLCKLFHKSGPGPKNGASYGAPFREEDWDDDEEIPVDSLLPGGPSTVEPVQPENDNSSAAISLVDLGNAPLMPPNEPGPSFVQPSKDTVLSNGQNSSMVTRVVDTGNASGWSLSEAGLTSASHSGNGMDMDPPDDILHLLAAFSEDSPLLPTVNGNTELGDLGQGRAAEAIPHSDGGDLFSGLEDLSNLAELNGGGLNLFDNYQIGYTTNNMRLQDDSGFLELNDLDAPLNFTAQSCGPEQMHTGGLYRPSNSSGSEHVFAGSLCTEYNTSNHTWNGDNIPGYEQHPTDLHHLLVLPDASDIQGNSTSIFPMGNVYDSTNAAYNLDFTTNRPLEDIRNAAGNQERGAQQRTPHYSRLQQLLESVPADPASAAYDGSSIHVKAEVTYRFATCTKDALSVMVGESTFVFSPWWNLPVLGFQKAVGYRGCGSPVVFCLRLDSAFVCMLMFSLLREFVWYLWSWFCFCEIIGCFKTIHQFVLTHQRAHVVSIKSMDFINFVSVLCS, encoded by the exons ATGGTGAGGACGTCCCTTCCTCCTGGATTTCGCTTTCATCCAACTGATGTTGAGCTGGTTATGTACTATCTGAAACGGAAGGTAATGGGAAAGAAAATTCCTTTTGAAGCCATATCAGAGCTCAACATTTACAAATTCTCTCCATGGGATCTTCCTG ATAAATCTTGCTTGAAAAGTAAGGATCTTGAGTGGTATTTCTTCTgcccaagagagaggaagtatgCAAGCGGGTCAAGAATGAACCGTTCAACTGAAACTGGATACTGGAAGACCACAGGAAAGGATAGACCTGTTACTTATAATAAGAACAGTGTTGGAATGGTTAAGACCTTGGTGTTCCACCAAGGTTGTGCTCCGCGCGGGCAAAGAACTGATTGGGTGATACATGAATACAGGATTGAAGATAAGAACTTGGCTGATATGGGGTATGCTCAG GATGCTTATGTTTTGTGCAAACTCTTCCACAAGAGTGGACCAGGACCTAAAAATGGTGCATCGTATGGAGCGCCTTTTAGAGAAGAGGACTGGGATGATGATGAAGAGATTCCTGTTGACTCTTTGTTACCTGGTGGCCCATCAACTGTAGAACCTGTGCAGCCTGAAAATGATAACTCTTCTGCTGCCATTAGCTTGGTTGACCTTGGAAATGCACCCCTAATGCCCCCAAATGAACCTGGACCTTCCTTTGTTCAGCCTTCCAAAGATACGGTTCTCTCGAATGGTCAGAATAGTTCAATGGTCACAAGAGTGGTTGATACTGGGAATGCATCTGGATGGTCTTTAAGTGAAGCTGGTCTAACCTCAGCTAGCCATTCTGGTAATGGCATGGACATGGACCCACCAGATGATATTCTTCATTTGCTTGCAGCTTTCTCAGAAGATAGCCCTTTGCTCCCCACTGTTAATGGAAATACTGAG CTTGGTGATCTTGGTCAAGGAAGAGCTGCGGAAGCTATCCCTCATTCAGATGGAGGTGATCTATTTAGTGGTCTAGAAGACCTCAGTAACTTGGCTGAGCTCAATGGAGGTGGACTTAATTTGTTTGATAATTATCAAATTGGCTATACTACAAACAACATGCGTCTACAAGATGACAGTGGCTTTTTAGAACTTAATGACCTTGATGCTCCACTGAATTTCACTGCTCAATCTTGTGGACCTGAACAAATGCATACTGGTGGCTTATATAGACCGAGCAATTCTAGTGGATCTGAGCATGTGTTTGCTGGGAGTTTATGCACTGAATACAACACTAGCAACCATACCTGGAATGGTGACAATATTCCTGGTTACGAGCAACATCCGACAGACTTGCATCATCTTTTAGTGTTGCCCGATGCATCTGACATACAAGGAAACTCCACTAGTATTTTCCCAATG GGGAACGTCTATGACAGTACGAATGCTGCATACAATTTGGATTTTACTACTAACAGACCATTGGAGGATATCAGGAATGCTGCTGGAAATCAAGAAAGAG GAGCGCAGCAAAGAACACCACACTACTCAAGACTCCAACAGTTGTTGGAGTCCGTACCTGCTGATCCTGCATCAGCTGCTTATGATGGCTCCTCCATACATGTCAAGGCCGAGGTGACTTATAGATTCGCTACTTGCACTAAAGACGCTTTGTCAGTTATGGTGGGGGAGTCTACTTTTGTCTTTAGCCCTTGGTGGAACCTGCCTGTGCTAGGATTTCAGAAGGCAGTGGGATACCGCGGTTGTGGTTCTCCTGTTGTGTTCTGTTTAAGATTGGATTCAGCTTTCGTGTGCATGCTGATGTTTTCACTTTTAAGAGAATTTGTCTGGTATTTGTGGAGCTGGTTTTGCTTTTGTGAAATAATCGGTTGCTTTAAAACGATTCATCAATTTGTATTAACTCATCAGCGAGCGCATGTAGTCTCAATTAAAAGCATggattttattaattttgtttcAGTACTTTGCTCCTAG